Below is a window of Vibrio sp. SS-MA-C1-2 DNA.
AGAGGATAAACAGAGTGACCCGTTCCCACTAATACCGTTAATGAGTAAGTACAAAGAGGGCCCAAAAAGACAATTTTATTCGGGTGTTTACGTAGCAGTTTTTCAGCATAATTAACTAATAGTTTTAAACCACCGGTTGCTTCTAGTGTTGCCGACGCTGCGACCACGGCAAGGATGATTAACATCACACTGATTGGCGGCTTACCCGGTGCCACATCAAATACGAATGCTAATACTGAGACACCTAAACCACCTAACAGACCAAATGCAACACCCCCATACCTTATCCCAATAAATATGACACTAAGTAGCAATAACATATGAATATAAAACATATATTTTCCTTAATTTTAAAATGATTAATTTCTATGAATTGTTATAATTTTTCAGGATTATATGCCGATGTTGCGATTCAATTATTTGAGCAAGATCTCACTCCTAATGAATACCTACAAAGTGTTACATTGGATTGATTTATATCAATAAAATCAATAAGAAATAAGATGCATAAAGTTATCGTCATCTGGGTACATATCGGGCAAAAAAACATCATGGTAAAATTTCAGTCCAAATAGTGCTCTAGATTTATGAATCTCTTTTTTAATAAACAATAAATTAAACTGTTTAAAAATGGTCCTTAGGATTATATTGAGGAGTATGACTCATAAAAAATTAAATCTGCCCGAGAAGGTCTGCCCTGTTTGCCAACGTCCTTTTAGTTGGCGAAAAAAATGGAGCAAAGATTGGCATCAGGTTATTTATTGCTCTAAGCGTTGTCGGCAACAAGGGGTAAAAAATTAATGACTCAGTTTCTCTGATGTTCAATAAATGGTCTTGGTTACCAAAGTAAATGCTCACCATCATAAGCAAGAAAAGATCCAGACAGCTCAGGCGTTGATTCAAGTAGCAGTTTTATTATATCTTTAGCTACTTTTTCTGGGGTAAATAATTTTTCAGCAGGAATATTTTTATGAAAGGGTTTAGAAAGCGGGGTATCTGTCGTCCCGGGATGTATTGACAAGACCGTCGCATTTTTATTGGTTTTTTTCCACTCAATGGCTAACGTTTTTAACAACATATTTAATGCTGCTTTTGAAGCACGGTAACTATACCAGCCGCCTAACTGATTATCTGTAATACTCCCTACTTTAGCTGAAATAGTGGCAAATTTAGCCTGTTTACTCAACCGTAACGACTTATCAAAATAATTGGCTAACAATAAGGTGGGTAATGTGTTGATGGTCATAGAGTGAATAAAATGGTCTTTTGTCGCTTCAGTAATTCTTTTTTCAGGTCCTCTATCATAAATATGCAATGCCCCTACACAATTAATTATCCAATCGATTCTTTCGAATTGTGCACTTAAGGCTTGTACTTGATTTTCTTTCGTTACATCGAGTTGATACCAAATAACCGTCTCTAATGTTAGAAGATCTGATTTATTAAAATCAGGATTTGAAGAGTGATAAGTTGCATGTATTTGAGCTAAAGGGAATTGTTGTAACAACGCAATTAATAGTGCTTTTCCTATTCCACCATTTCCACCGACAATCAAAATAATCATGACTGAACCTTATTAACTAAGAGTGTAAACTAAGTGTAGTCTTTATTTATCGAACTATATTTTTCTGACTTGAAGTTACGTTCGGTATATTAATAAGGGATGTCGGTAACAGAGATAAATGAAGCTAAAAATCATTAGCTTCATTTCTATAAACACGCCATTACATATAACTTTTCCAGTATCGAATTTCGCGACTGTTATTTTAAGTTAAGAAAATGCTCGACTAAAGAGACCCAATAATTGGCGCCCAAAGGTAATATTTGATCGTTAAAATCATAATTAGGGTTATGTAAACTATAGTTATTCTTTTGATGGCCATTACCTAACCAAATATAACAACCCGGATTATCTTCAAGCATGAAGGCAAAATCCTCACCTCCCATACTTGCTGGTGGATTAATCATTACGTTTGCGACATCAGACTGAGACTCTAAAACAGCACGACACAACTCAGCCTCAGCAAAGGTATTAATTGTCGCCGGATAGCGTCGACTATAATTAAACTCAGCTTTGCATCCTTGTGCTTCAGCAATAGAATGAACAATGGTTTTCATTCTCGCTTCTATTTGATCTCTCACATCAGGACAAAAAGATCGCGTGGTGCCTTTTAGCTCTGCTTTTTCTGGAATGATATTGTATGCATTCCCGCCGGCGATCTGAGTAACGCTCACTACACCCGCTTTTTGAGGATCAATATTTCGACTAACGACACTTTGTAGCGCTGTGGTAATTAAGCTCGCAGCAAGAATAGGATCACAACTCATATGTGGCATTGCACCATGTCCACCTTGACCTGTGATCGTGATATCAAAAGTATCAAATGCCGCCATGACTGCACTGTGATGAACAGCCGCTTGTCCTGCTGGAAGATCCGGCCAATTATGAAGTCCAAAAATCGCATCGACAGGAAACTTATCAAATAGCCCGTCTTCGATCATCGCTTTTGCACCAGCTTCATTCTCTTCTGCTGGTTGGAAAATAAAGTGAATGGTGCCAGCAAAGTTTCTCTCTTTAAATTCAGGCGAGCTGGCTAAATATGAGGCAGCACCAAGTAACATAGTGGTATGCCCATCATGGCCACAGGCATGCATTTTTCCTTGATGTGTCGAACAATGACTGAAGGTATTCAATTCTGTCATTGGTAGTGCATCCATATCTGCACGTAAACCAATTGTTTTACCCTGACCTAACTTACCTTTTAGCGTTGCAACAACGCCAGTTCCACCTAATCCGCGATCCACAACTAAGCCTAAGTTAGTCAGTATTTTTGCAACTTTATCTGAAGTTCTAAATTCTTGATAAGCAATTTCTGGGTGGGCATGTATATCGTGACGCCAGTTAATCATCTCATTATGGCGTTCAGAGCCTGTTTGAATTCTATGTTCCATATAGCGCCTATTGTTTTAATTTTAAATTCACAAAACAATAAAAGTTATATAGAAATAAGGCAATCAGTTTCGGCAATGATCCCTTAACTTCAAATAACTCGTCATTCCCCATAACGAGCAATCAATGTCGATAACTATCAATCAATACCAATATCAATAAATTATTCTCGCTTTTACTTTTTGTTTCACTTATCACTCTTTAATTCTTCAATCAAAAATTCAAGCAGAAGACGAGACGCATAACTTAATCGTTGTCTTGAAGGGAACACGAGCCATACTTTTTCAGGGTGAGAGGCGATATTGGGAAAAAGGTTGATTAATCGACCGCTAGCAATATCTTCTTCACAAAGCTCTTCTGGCAGATAACTAATTCCTTCGCCCGAACAAGCTGCATGGTGAACGATTAAAGCACTATTGCAGATAATTTTACTTTTTATTTCGACGGGAATTCGCTCGGGTCCAATAATCCACTCTTTCTCGATGATGCCATCAGGAGTACGAAAGCAGAGGCTATTATGGTCAGATATCTGCTCAATGGTTTCAGGATGCCCATAATTTGCAATATAAGTAGGGCTTGCAACAATAATTCGCTTAAATTCACCAAGTGAACGAGCTACCATCGATGAATCTGGTTGAATACCCACTCGCATTGAGAGATCAAAACTATGTTGTTCTAATAATACTTGTTGATTGTGAGCGGTAATATTGAGGTGAATATTAGGATAACGTTGCTGAAACTTATAAAAGCATGACATAAACATGATGGCTTCATTAAAAATTTGCAATCGGATATTTGCTTTAATATCTTGACCACGATCCATCATATTTTCATTTAATTCGACAAACTCATTCATTAATATTCGAGTTCTTTCGTAGTATGTCTTGCCCTTATCTGTCAGGAATAATTTTCGCGTCGTTCTTTGGAATAGCGTGACGTTAAGGTTGGCTTCTAATTGACTAACTCGGCGGCTAATATTAGATTTCGGCAGGTCAAGAACATGGGCAGCAGCAGTAAATCCCCCCGCCTCGACGACGGTGTGGAATACTCTAATATCATCTAATCGCATCAATAACCTCCCTTTTATCATTTTCACTTAAAGGTATTTTTCACTTCAAGATAATTTCAAAAAAATGAGTGGCTATAGATTCCCTATGCCACTCATTTCAAAATAAAACTTTATTTGGTTTGATATTTACCCTTAGCAACTGGATAACCTAAATGCTCTAGAATTTGAGCCATATATGGGTCGATATGTTTGTAGAAACGGTACCAGCCTTCACACAGATAGTTATGCCCTTCTTCACCATCACGAGATTTAATAAAGCGGTTCTTCGGACACTCACCATAACAAGCAAATTGATAATCACACTGACGACACTGTTTAGTCAGGGTATTTGATTTGTTACGACCAAACGTCTCTTGCGCAGAAGAGTATGCCATCTCACCTAAGTTAGTCTCTTTGATGTTACCAATCTTATATTCAGGATAAACATAATGATCACAAGCAAAAACATCACCTGTCGGCTCCATCGCTAATCCTTTACCACACATTGGACCCAGCGTACAAAGAGGATTATTCCGTCCCATCCATGTTTCGACAAAAGCTTCAAAATACTGTACATGAATACGACCAAAATCATGGCTCAACCACTCATCAAAAACAGTACATAAAAACTCACCCCAATTCTCAGCAGAAACAGACCAAGACTCCATCACACTGCCTTCAACCTGAGGAATTAGCTCAATACTGCCTTGGACTGCGATATCACCTTTATCCCAGTGTTGCGGTGCCGTGGTACGGAATGTTTTCTGCTCAACAATCGGAATAAATTGCATTTGTGGTGAACGAACTTCATCACGAAGAAAACGATAAACTTCAAGTGGGCTACGGCTTGTTTTGTCATTGATACAAGTCAGGGTAGCAAAACTGACTTTATGACGATGTAGAAGATCGACGGCTTCCATCACTTTCTTGAAGGTGCCGCGTCCCGCTTTATTTTTACGGTAAGCATTATGAAGATGCTCTGGCCCGTCAATACTTAAACCGACTAAGAAATTGTTTTGCTTTAAAAATTTACACCACTTATCATTTAGTAATGTGCCATTTGTTTGCAAATCATTAGAGATAATCACACCAGATGGCTGATATTTTTTCTGGAATTTTACGATCTTTTCAAAATACGCCAATCCTAATAACGTTGGCTCACCGCCCTGCCAAGAGAAGATAATTTCAGGCGTATTTTGATTTTCAATATATTGTCGAATATATAATTCAAGCGTCTCTTCATCCATTTCAGGAGAACACCCTTTCTTATAATCAAGTAATTCTTCTTTACTTAGATAATAACAATATTGACAGTCAATATTACAACTCGCTCCAATCGGCTTAGCCATAACATGTAATCGACGCCCAGGTTTTACCACAACGCTTTGAATTGATTCACTCATATTTAATCTCTTAATTTCTGATCATAAGACCATGATAAAATGCATATTGGATAAGTTCTGCACTCGTTTTAACGCCAAGTAGTTTCATCATTGAATATTTATGGAATTCAACAGTACGTGATGATATATAAAGTTCATCGGCAATCTGTTTTGCTGATTTTCCTTGAGCAAGTAGTTGTAATACACTGATTTGACGATTTGAAAGGGTTGGTTTTTCAAGTTTAAGATCGATTGATTTTGAAATATATTGCTCGCCTTGTAACACACAAGAAACGGCCACCAATAACTCTTCACCAGCTTGATGCTTTAAGACATAACCATTCGCACCTGCAGCAAATGCACCTTCTGCATACTCAACTTCATCATGCATAGTTAAACAGATGGTTTTCAGTTGTTTATGTCTATTTTTCAATTTAGTAATCGCAGCGATACCGGTCATTCCCGGCATATTAACATCAGTAATCACCATATCTGGCGAGTACTTATTGACTAAATCAATCAACTCATCACCATTCTTTGCAATCGCAATAATATTGTGCTCAGTTTCTAATAAGGTTGCTATGCCTTGGGCAACTAATAAATGGTCATCAGCTAAAATTAAATTACTCATATCGTCCTATTCTCGAAAAATTTTCACAAGCCACATTGCCTGTTTATATGGTTATAAAACGCAACCATGCATCCCTGCTATTACTATTGTTATTGTTATTGTTATTGTTATACCCATCGTTATTTGATGTTTTCGAAATGTTAGTGCACTTCACTTGCCATCGTTAAACCACATCAATAACCCTGAGTACCTTTTAAAATAACCTTTCAACTTGACTTAAAACGTTAACCTAATGATGTTTAATAAAATCTATTTTGATGGAAATATTGATAAATAGGTACTGGTAGAATTACGGTTTTTATTTCGACCGTGTTCACCATCACAAAGTGAAATATAACATTCCATTTATAGTAAATTCCCTAGTATGAATTTTTTTGCAAATCACCTTTAATAGCTTCATCGGCAGTGAGCGCCCATTCTTATAAATAAAGCTCACATAGTTACATTTCATATTTTTATTCAATTATATTTTTAAGGTTTCTTATGATGAAGTCATTAAGTAAAGTTGCTGTTGGGGTTGGTTTAGTTCTCTCTTCTCATGCTGCCATTGCCGCTCAAGATACAACTCGTCCAAATATTCTTGCGATTTTTGGTGATGATGTTGGTTACTACAATATCAGTGCTTATAACCAAGGAATGATGGGCTACAAAACACCAAACATCGATCGTATTGCTAATGAAGGTGCTCTTTTTACTGACCATTATGCACAACAGAGCTGTACCGCTGGCCGCGCCTCATTCATTACCGGTCAAGAACCGTTCCGTACTGGATTATTAACCATTGGTATGCCGGGCTCTACTCACGGTATCCCAGATTGGGCGCCGACCATTGCTGACCTACTAAAAGAGCAAGGCTACATGACCGCTCAGTTTGGTAAAAACCACCTTGGTGACCAAGATCAACACTTACCGACTAAGCATGGTTTTGATGAGTTCTTCGGTAACTTATACCACTTAAATGCGGAAGAAGAGCCAGAAACATACTACTACCCTCAAGATCCAGAGTTCCGTAAACGTTTCGGTCCTCGCGGTGTTATTCACGCTTTTGCGGACGGACGTATTGAAGATACCGGCCCAATGACACGTAAGCGTATGGAGCATGCCGATGAAGAGTTCTTAGACGGAACTCTTGCCTTCATGGAAAAAGCGGTAAAAGCAGATAAGCCATTCTTTATCTGGCATAACTCAACACGTATGCACGTTTGGACACGCCTACAAGAGAAATACCGCGGTATCTCTGGTGTCAGTATTTATGCAGATGGCATGATGGAAGCCGATGATCATGTCGGTGTGTTATTAGACAAACTTGATGAGTTAAAGATTGCTGATAATACCATTGTCATCTACACCACCGATAATGGTGCAGAAACATTAACATGGCCAGATGGTGGTACCACCCCATTCCACGGTGAAAAAGGCACAACATGGGAAGGCGGTATGCGTGTTCCTCAGCTTGTTCGTTGGCCAGGCACTATCGAAGCGGGTAGTCAATTCAATGGTATGATGGCACAACAAGATTGGCTGCCAACCTTACTTGCAGCAGCCGGTGTTCCTGACGTGAAAGAGAAACTGGCTGAAGGTTACAGTGCAAATGGTAAAGAGTGGCGCGTACACCTTGATGGTTACAACATGAAGCCATATTTTGAAGGTAAATCTGAAGAGTCACCACGTAATAGCATGCTTTACTTCTCAGCAAACGGTGAATTAAATGCCATCCGTTGGGGTGATTTTAAATTGAACTTTGCGGTAATGGAAGGCGCTATTTCTGATGCGGTTCGTTTCCAACCAAACTGGCCACAAATCATCAACCTACGTGCAGACCCATTTGAGAAAGCACCGCATGAATCTGGTATGTATCTACGCTGGATGGCCGACAATATGTGGTTATTTGTCCCAGCAGGTGAAGTCATTCAAGACTTCATGAAGACACTGCCTGACTATCCAATGCAGAAAGGTCAAACAATGAACCCATCAAACATCAATTATGGGTCAATGACACTGCAAAGCAAATTACAACAGATTGAGACACTTCAACAGCAAGTGAATACCATGAAGTAAAGCTTAAATAAATAATTATCTAGGTGTTGTTTCAGCACCTAGAATTTTTGTTATAGATATTCGTTCTAAAATTATGGTTTATCCTCCTTAGAACTCATATCTATAGCTTGAAAAAATTAGATGGAAAATATCATTATCATTCCATTTCACTTCTATTAATTATTGGTTACTGTTATGAAATTACGTTATCTGCTAATCCCCGCTCTTTTTGCTCTTCAAGGCTGCTCTCTTCCTGTGACAAATAATGTCGATAAATATGATAACCCTCTAACACAACAGATCATGGGAAGCATGGTTTTAGTCCAAGGCGGTCGCTTTGTTATGGGTAATGATCAGTCTACCAGTGAAGCTGAAAAGCCCGCTCATCCAGTTACTATTGATAGCTTTTACATGAGTAAATTTGAACTGACCCAAGATATTTTTACCGAAGTAATGGGGCCTTCATACACTTACTTCCCGGGTGATAATAACCCAATGAACAATGTTAGTTGGCAACAGGTTCAATTTTTTATTGCTGAATTGAATAAACGTACTCACCTGAAATTTAGATTACCAACCGAAGCCGAGTGGGAATTTGCCGCTCAAGGTGGTAATCAAAGTAAAGGCTATAAATATAGCGGCTCTAACAACATCGATCAGGTGGCTTGGTATGCGGGAAATGCCAACAACAAACTTCATCCTGTTGGCCAGAAAAAACCTAATGAACTCGGTCTATACGACATGACGGGGAATGTGGGTGAATTAGTCTCTGATGCTTATGACAAAGATTTCTACTTTATTTCACCATCAAATAATCCAAATAATAATATTGATACCGACCGTAACTTAGCTCATAAATCTCTGCGTGGTGGCGGTTACTCTTATGATGCAAATGAGTCAGAAAACTACCGACGTGATTTTGCTAGTCAATCCACCATTCTTGTCGATATTGGTTTACGTTTAGCGATCGATACTAAGTAAAACAGAGACGATACCTAAAATAATTGGAGTTACCAATCAATGGTAACTCCCCACTTTAAATCGTTATTAATAAAAACCGCCCGCTAAAAGAGGTAAAAAATGAACCCATCACAACACGCTGTTCAACAACTAATGAGCTCGATTAACCAATCCGTTGTTGGTCAACAACATGTAGTCAAAGCATTAGTTATTGCGCTATTAGCTGATGGGCATATTCTTTTAGAGGGATTACCGGGAACCGCAAAAACGCGATCAATTAAAGCCTTAGCAGATAGCTTATCAGCCTCGTTTGGTCGAATCCAATTTACGCCAGACTTGCTTCCTTCCGATGTGACAGGCACAGATGTATATCAAGAGATTAACGGAAAACCGAATCTTACATTTCAGCCAGGGCCTATCTTTAATTCCATTGTCCTTGCCGATGAAATCAACCGAGCCCCCGCTAAAGTTCAAGCGGCACTCCTTGAAGCGATGGCAGAAGGGACATTAACAGTCGGTGATATTACCCATCAATTACCGACGCCATTTATGGTGCTTGCTACTCAAAATCCCATTGAACAAGAGGGAACCTATCCCCTTCCTGAAGCACAAATGGATCGTTTCTTAATGAAAGTGACGGTTAATTATCCTGATGATCATGCAGAGCTGGCGATCATCAGAATGGTTCGAGATGAAGAACAAAACAGTCACAATGTAACAGTCAAAGTCGACCCAGAGCATATTCTTGCAGGGCGTGCAGAACTCAACCAAATTCATACTTCAGAGATCATAGAGCGTTATATTGTCGGTTTAGTGATGGCGACACGTCACCCAGAGCGTTACTCCAATTCACCATTAGCCAGTTGGTTAACCGTAGGCGTAAGTCCTCGAGCTTCTATTGCATTAGATCGCTGCTCTCGTGCCCATGCTTGGTTATCGGGTCGAGATTATGTTGAACCTGATGATGTTCGTGCCGTTGTTCATTCTGTCTTAGCTCACCGATTAATTGTTAGCTTTGATGCGATTGCCGATAACATCTCTCCTAAGCAGGTTGTCGATGAGCTATTAAACTCCGTGATCATTGGCTAGTGAGCAAACGTCCCTATGTTGTCATCAAGAGTCTCTTCAACAAAAAAATCGCTTGAGAACGAAGATCGATATCAAGATCCTCGTCTCTACTGTCAATATCGCAACCTACTCAAGCTAAAACAGCAAGCGAGAGGATTTACCCTGCTTCCTCGTCAACAATCAGGAAGTCTATTGGCGGGTAGACATCAATCTAAATTTCGCGGTCGCGGACTCAATTTTGAAGAGTTACGCCACTATCATGCTGGAGATGATATTCGCTCCCTTGATTGGCGTGTAACGCTACGCACCGGTAAACCTCATATTCGTGCTTACAGCGAAGAGAAAGATCACAATGTCATTATCTGCGTAGATCAACAGCAGAGTATGTTTTTCTCCTCGGTTGATACCATGAAGTCAGTGGTTGCTGCGGAAATTACTGCGCTAATTGGTTGGCGGGTTATCGCGGATAATGACCGAGTGGGCGCATTGATCTTTAATGAACATCAACAACACTGGTTTAAATCACAACGAAGTGCCAATCAAATGATGCGAATTTTAAAAACCGTTGAGACGTATAATCAGCAGTTGCATGCAGAAAATTCAATAGCGGGTGCTAGTCAGCCATCGCCAGCAAACTCGATAACGGATTCGATAAAACTATCTTCACCATTTTCACAGGCTCTACAACGGATTTATCAATCACAATTTAAAGATTCTGTGATTATTTTGATCAGCGACTTTCAACAGATGAACGCCACCGACTTACAAAAAATGAAGCGCTTGCAATATCACAATGATCTTCTCTGTATTCAAATTTCAGATCCATTAGAGCAATCGTGGTCAAAAATGCATCCTGATTTTTCTCAACACGCTTTTATTGCCAGTGATGGGCAATTACAGCTCAATATTGATGCTAAAAACCCTCGTTTAAAAGGAATTGAAACTCACTTTGAGCAACTCAGTCAGTCTTTATCTAATCTTTTATCGATTCAACAACTTCCTCTGATTAGCTTAGATACCGCAGGTGATCATCAAAAAGCCTTTAAATCTGCCTTGGGAGGTCGTTAATGAGCAATGAAAACCCAATAACCACCAGCAGTTATATGTTAAGAGACTTGGTCGAGATAAAAACACCCGAATCGATAAGTTGGATGCCACAAACGGTTGGCTGGCAAGTGCTTGCTATTCTTAC
It encodes the following:
- a CDS encoding DUF2256 domain-containing protein, which produces MTHKKLNLPEKVCPVCQRPFSWRKKWSKDWHQVIYCSKRCRQQGVKN
- a CDS encoding SDR family oxidoreductase; its protein translation is MIILIVGGNGGIGKALLIALLQQFPLAQIHATYHSSNPDFNKSDLLTLETVIWYQLDVTKENQVQALSAQFERIDWIINCVGALHIYDRGPEKRITEATKDHFIHSMTINTLPTLLLANYFDKSLRLSKQAKFATISAKVGSITDNQLGGWYSYRASKAALNMLLKTLAIEWKKTNKNATVLSIHPGTTDTPLSKPFHKNIPAEKLFTPEKVAKDIIKLLLESTPELSGSFLAYDGEHLLW
- a CDS encoding M20 aminoacylase family protein, with the translated sequence MEHRIQTGSERHNEMINWRHDIHAHPEIAYQEFRTSDKVAKILTNLGLVVDRGLGGTGVVATLKGKLGQGKTIGLRADMDALPMTELNTFSHCSTHQGKMHACGHDGHTTMLLGAASYLASSPEFKERNFAGTIHFIFQPAEENEAGAKAMIEDGLFDKFPVDAIFGLHNWPDLPAGQAAVHHSAVMAAFDTFDITITGQGGHGAMPHMSCDPILAASLITTALQSVVSRNIDPQKAGVVSVTQIAGGNAYNIIPEKAELKGTTRSFCPDVRDQIEARMKTIVHSIAEAQGCKAEFNYSRRYPATINTFAEAELCRAVLESQSDVANVMINPPASMGGEDFAFMLEDNPGCYIWLGNGHQKNNYSLHNPNYDFNDQILPLGANYWVSLVEHFLNLK
- a CDS encoding LysR family transcriptional regulator; the encoded protein is MRLDDIRVFHTVVEAGGFTAAAHVLDLPKSNISRRVSQLEANLNVTLFQRTTRKLFLTDKGKTYYERTRILMNEFVELNENMMDRGQDIKANIRLQIFNEAIMFMSCFYKFQQRYPNIHLNITAHNQQVLLEQHSFDLSMRVGIQPDSSMVARSLGEFKRIIVASPTYIANYGHPETIEQISDHNSLCFRTPDGIIEKEWIIGPERIPVEIKSKIICNSALIVHHAACSGEGISYLPEELCEEDIASGRLINLFPNIASHPEKVWLVFPSRQRLSYASRLLLEFLIEELKSDK
- a CDS encoding anaerobic sulfatase maturase — its product is MSESIQSVVVKPGRRLHVMAKPIGASCNIDCQYCYYLSKEELLDYKKGCSPEMDEETLELYIRQYIENQNTPEIIFSWQGGEPTLLGLAYFEKIVKFQKKYQPSGVIISNDLQTNGTLLNDKWCKFLKQNNFLVGLSIDGPEHLHNAYRKNKAGRGTFKKVMEAVDLLHRHKVSFATLTCINDKTSRSPLEVYRFLRDEVRSPQMQFIPIVEQKTFRTTAPQHWDKGDIAVQGSIELIPQVEGSVMESWSVSAENWGEFLCTVFDEWLSHDFGRIHVQYFEAFVETWMGRNNPLCTLGPMCGKGLAMEPTGDVFACDHYVYPEYKIGNIKETNLGEMAYSSAQETFGRNKSNTLTKQCRQCDYQFACYGECPKNRFIKSRDGEEGHNYLCEGWYRFYKHIDPYMAQILEHLGYPVAKGKYQTK
- a CDS encoding response regulator transcription factor → MSNLILADDHLLVAQGIATLLETEHNIIAIAKNGDELIDLVNKYSPDMVITDVNMPGMTGIAAITKLKNRHKQLKTICLTMHDEVEYAEGAFAAGANGYVLKHQAGEELLVAVSCVLQGEQYISKSIDLKLEKPTLSNRQISVLQLLAQGKSAKQIADELYISSRTVEFHKYSMMKLLGVKTSAELIQYAFYHGLMIRN
- a CDS encoding arylsulfatase — encoded protein: MMKSLSKVAVGVGLVLSSHAAIAAQDTTRPNILAIFGDDVGYYNISAYNQGMMGYKTPNIDRIANEGALFTDHYAQQSCTAGRASFITGQEPFRTGLLTIGMPGSTHGIPDWAPTIADLLKEQGYMTAQFGKNHLGDQDQHLPTKHGFDEFFGNLYHLNAEEEPETYYYPQDPEFRKRFGPRGVIHAFADGRIEDTGPMTRKRMEHADEEFLDGTLAFMEKAVKADKPFFIWHNSTRMHVWTRLQEKYRGISGVSIYADGMMEADDHVGVLLDKLDELKIADNTIVIYTTDNGAETLTWPDGGTTPFHGEKGTTWEGGMRVPQLVRWPGTIEAGSQFNGMMAQQDWLPTLLAAAGVPDVKEKLAEGYSANGKEWRVHLDGYNMKPYFEGKSEESPRNSMLYFSANGELNAIRWGDFKLNFAVMEGAISDAVRFQPNWPQIINLRADPFEKAPHESGMYLRWMADNMWLFVPAGEVIQDFMKTLPDYPMQKGQTMNPSNINYGSMTLQSKLQQIETLQQQVNTMK
- a CDS encoding formylglycine-generating enzyme family protein: MKLRYLLIPALFALQGCSLPVTNNVDKYDNPLTQQIMGSMVLVQGGRFVMGNDQSTSEAEKPAHPVTIDSFYMSKFELTQDIFTEVMGPSYTYFPGDNNPMNNVSWQQVQFFIAELNKRTHLKFRLPTEAEWEFAAQGGNQSKGYKYSGSNNIDQVAWYAGNANNKLHPVGQKKPNELGLYDMTGNVGELVSDAYDKDFYFISPSNNPNNNIDTDRNLAHKSLRGGGYSYDANESENYRRDFASQSTILVDIGLRLAIDTK
- a CDS encoding MoxR family ATPase produces the protein MNPSQHAVQQLMSSINQSVVGQQHVVKALVIALLADGHILLEGLPGTAKTRSIKALADSLSASFGRIQFTPDLLPSDVTGTDVYQEINGKPNLTFQPGPIFNSIVLADEINRAPAKVQAALLEAMAEGTLTVGDITHQLPTPFMVLATQNPIEQEGTYPLPEAQMDRFLMKVTVNYPDDHAELAIIRMVRDEEQNSHNVTVKVDPEHILAGRAELNQIHTSEIIERYIVGLVMATRHPERYSNSPLASWLTVGVSPRASIALDRCSRAHAWLSGRDYVEPDDVRAVVHSVLAHRLIVSFDAIADNISPKQVVDELLNSVIIG
- a CDS encoding DUF58 domain-containing protein; the protein is MLSSRVSSTKKSLENEDRYQDPRLYCQYRNLLKLKQQARGFTLLPRQQSGSLLAGRHQSKFRGRGLNFEELRHYHAGDDIRSLDWRVTLRTGKPHIRAYSEEKDHNVIICVDQQQSMFFSSVDTMKSVVAAEITALIGWRVIADNDRVGALIFNEHQQHWFKSQRSANQMMRILKTVETYNQQLHAENSIAGASQPSPANSITDSIKLSSPFSQALQRIYQSQFKDSVIILISDFQQMNATDLQKMKRLQYHNDLLCIQISDPLEQSWSKMHPDFSQHAFIASDGQLQLNIDAKNPRLKGIETHFEQLSQSLSNLLSIQQLPLISLDTAGDHQKAFKSALGGR